A stretch of the Pedobacter sp. MC2016-14 genome encodes the following:
- a CDS encoding TolC family protein, whose protein sequence is MKIKALLFAFALFAGLIEQAAAQERLTLEEAIATALKNNYDIKLINNDLLVAKNNVNPGNAGLLPALDASFTEGGSLQNTTRTQSTGAQQTLNGIRNTNMSYGVALGWTIFDGFQMFANYDRLKELQKQGEVNARATILTTISDVVNAYFMVVKQQQLVLAKDSALDVSKLRLRIANSKLEIGRGSKLDVLSATVDYNTDTSSYLQEKNLLKTSKVSLNQIMARNLNDDFLVQDNINITSDLNYTALATQMEQLNPDLQNAFISKKLAELNLKQVRGQRYPTIGINGGYEVQRSASPTGFNTQQRAKGLTYGLTASLNLFNGFLQRQNERNAKIQINSSELLLSKTKQDINAQLLSAYQNYQTNLDLLKIESKNVEVARQNLDITLEKYRLGSIAPLELREAQRNAIDAVTRFLEAQYQAKLTEINLKEISGTLNVQ, encoded by the coding sequence ATGAAAATTAAAGCCCTATTATTTGCATTCGCATTGTTTGCCGGCTTGATTGAACAGGCTGCTGCACAGGAAAGGCTAACGCTTGAGGAAGCCATAGCCACCGCTTTAAAAAACAATTACGACATCAAACTCATCAACAACGACCTGCTTGTTGCTAAAAACAATGTAAATCCAGGCAATGCAGGACTTTTACCGGCCCTGGATGCAAGTTTTACCGAGGGCGGAAGTCTGCAAAATACCACCCGTACACAAAGTACCGGCGCCCAGCAAACTTTAAATGGCATTAGAAACACCAATATGAGCTATGGTGTGGCCCTGGGCTGGACCATTTTTGATGGTTTCCAAATGTTTGCAAATTACGATAGACTTAAAGAATTACAAAAACAAGGCGAAGTCAATGCCAGGGCCACCATATTAACCACCATAAGTGATGTGGTCAATGCCTATTTCATGGTAGTAAAGCAACAACAGCTGGTGCTGGCAAAAGACAGTGCGCTTGATGTTTCTAAATTGCGTTTGAGGATTGCCAACAGCAAACTGGAAATTGGCCGGGGTTCTAAGCTAGACGTACTCAGTGCTACTGTAGATTACAATACAGATACATCTTCCTATTTACAGGAAAAAAACCTGTTAAAGACTTCAAAAGTAAGCCTCAATCAAATTATGGCAAGAAACCTGAACGACGATTTTCTTGTTCAGGACAACATCAACATTACAAGCGATTTGAATTACACTGCCCTGGCTACCCAAATGGAACAACTGAACCCCGACCTACAAAATGCTTTTATCAGCAAAAAACTGGCTGAGTTGAACTTAAAACAAGTTAGAGGGCAGCGTTACCCAACCATAGGTATAAACGGAGGCTATGAAGTACAGCGTAGTGCCAGCCCCACAGGATTTAATACCCAGCAACGTGCAAAAGGTTTAACTTATGGCTTAACTGCCAGTTTGAATTTGTTTAATGGCTTTTTACAACGACAGAATGAGCGGAATGCAAAAATTCAGATCAATTCGTCTGAGTTATTGCTGAGCAAAACCAAACAGGACATTAATGCCCAGTTACTATCTGCCTATCAAAATTACCAAACCAACCTGGATTTACTTAAAATAGAAAGCAAAAACGTAGAAGTTGCCAGGCAAAATCTAGACATCACATTAGAAAAATACCGTTTGGGAAGTATAGCACCATTGGAATTGAGAGAGGCGCAACGCAATGCTATTGACGCAGTAACCAGATTCCTTGAAGCTCAATATCAGGCAAAACTTACTGAAATCAATTTGAAAGAAATTAGTGGCACTTTAAATGTTCAATAA